Proteins encoded by one window of Planktothrix tepida PCC 9214:
- a CDS encoding phosphoglucomutase/phosphomannomutase family protein, whose amino-acid sequence MTQPIKFGTDGWRGVIASDFTFERVALVAPIAAQVIYQTYGESTGSRTVIVGYDRRFLAEEFARCAAVAIQTAGFDVKLSETFAPTPAFSLIAYQQQALGAIVLTASHNPGKYLGLKVKGAFGGSVGPEITQQIEALLTEPPTFETTPGTLEHFNPWPSYCETLRSKVDIGGIQEALNQGKVTVFADVMHGAATGGLTQLLGDKVHEINTNRDPYFGGGAPEPLPRYIPELFEELQAFQAADGGLAIGFVFDGDSDRIAAVDQNGNFLSSQILIPVLIEHLSTRRGFTGEIVKTVSGSDLIPRIAKLFNLSLYETPIGYKYIADRMLTTEVLVGGEESGGVGYGTHIPERDALLSALYVLEAMVQSGEDPTQTYQRLQQQTGFDSAYDRIDLPLASMDVRSRLVEQLDTQPLQEIAGQAVVDCLAVDGYKYRLADGRWLLIRFSGTEPVLRLYCEALTLDQVQETLNWAKNWANQF is encoded by the coding sequence ATGACTCAACCCATCAAATTTGGAACCGATGGCTGGCGGGGCGTGATTGCTTCGGACTTCACCTTTGAACGAGTCGCTTTAGTGGCTCCCATTGCAGCCCAGGTTATCTATCAAACCTATGGAGAAAGTACCGGAAGCCGGACTGTAATTGTCGGCTATGATCGGCGTTTTTTAGCTGAAGAATTTGCCCGATGTGCCGCGGTCGCCATCCAAACGGCAGGATTTGATGTCAAACTCAGTGAAACATTCGCTCCTACTCCGGCTTTTTCGTTGATTGCTTATCAACAACAAGCTTTAGGGGCGATTGTTTTAACCGCTAGTCATAACCCAGGTAAATATTTAGGGTTAAAAGTTAAAGGAGCTTTTGGCGGTTCAGTGGGGCCAGAAATTACCCAACAAATTGAAGCGTTATTAACGGAACCTCCTACTTTTGAAACAACACCCGGAACTTTAGAACATTTTAATCCTTGGCCGAGTTATTGTGAAACGTTGCGTTCTAAAGTGGATATTGGAGGAATTCAAGAGGCACTGAATCAAGGAAAAGTAACGGTTTTTGCTGATGTCATGCACGGGGCGGCGACCGGAGGATTAACCCAATTATTGGGGGATAAAGTTCACGAAATTAATACAAATCGTGATCCTTATTTTGGGGGCGGTGCGCCGGAACCTTTACCTCGTTATATTCCTGAATTATTTGAAGAATTGCAGGCTTTTCAAGCTGCTGATGGGGGTTTAGCCATTGGGTTTGTGTTTGATGGGGATAGCGATCGCATTGCGGCGGTGGATCAAAATGGCAATTTCCTGAGTTCTCAAATTTTAATTCCCGTTTTAATTGAACATTTATCAACTCGTCGAGGATTTACCGGAGAAATTGTTAAAACCGTCAGTGGTTCTGATTTAATTCCTCGCATTGCTAAATTATTCAATTTATCGTTGTATGAAACTCCGATTGGTTATAAATATATTGCTGATCGAATGTTAACCACTGAAGTCTTAGTCGGGGGTGAAGAATCTGGCGGGGTAGGCTACGGAACCCATATTCCTGAACGAGATGCGTTGTTATCGGCGCTGTATGTCTTAGAAGCCATGGTACAGTCGGGGGAAGATCCGACGCAAACCTATCAACGTTTACAACAACAAACGGGTTTTGATTCGGCTTATGATCGGATTGATTTACCGTTAGCGAGTATGGACGTGCGATCGCGCCTTGTTGAACAATTGGACACTCAACCGTTACAGGAAATTGCGGGACAAGCTGTTGTTGATTGTTTAGCTGTCGATGGTTACAAATATCGCCTCGCCGATGGTCGGTGGTTATTAATTCGTTTTAGTGGGACAGAACCCGTTTTACGCCTCTATTGTGAAGCACTCACCTTGGATCAGGTTCAGGAAACCCTAAACTGGGCTAAAAACTGGGCGAATCAATTCTAG
- the rdgB gene encoding RdgB/HAM1 family non-canonical purine NTP pyrophosphatase produces the protein MKKLIVATGNLGKLKEMQAYLEGLEIELQLKPQDLEIEETGTTFIENAGLKASQVALATGEWAIADDSGLAVEALNGAPGLYSARYAPTEAECIVRLLKELGDTPNRNAQFICAVAVAPPDGSIAIEYEGICQGTITLEPQGTGGFGYDPIFYVPEVQMTFAQMPAELKHQLSHRGQAFQGVLPQLQALL, from the coding sequence ATGAAAAAACTAATTGTAGCAACGGGAAATCTGGGTAAGTTGAAGGAAATGCAGGCTTATTTGGAGGGTTTAGAGATTGAATTGCAGCTTAAGCCTCAAGATTTAGAAATAGAAGAAACGGGAACAACGTTTATTGAAAATGCGGGTTTGAAAGCGTCGCAAGTGGCGTTAGCAACGGGAGAATGGGCGATCGCGGATGATTCGGGGTTAGCCGTTGAAGCGTTAAATGGCGCACCCGGACTGTATTCTGCTCGTTATGCACCCACAGAAGCAGAATGTATTGTGCGACTGCTGAAGGAACTGGGGGATACTCCCAACCGCAATGCTCAATTTATCTGTGCTGTAGCTGTTGCGCCTCCCGATGGTTCTATTGCTATCGAGTATGAAGGAATTTGTCAAGGAACCATCACTCTGGAACCGCAGGGAACTGGGGGGTTTGGCTACGATCCGATTTTTTATGTTCCTGAAGTTCAAATGACCTTTGCCCAAATGCCTGCGGAATTAAAACATCAACTTTCCCATCGAGGTCAAGCCTTTCAAGGTGTTTTACCTCAACTTCAGGCTTTATTATAG
- a CDS encoding HAMP domain-containing methyl-accepting chemotaxis protein: MTNKIPLEVKISGSFFALVFGIVLLGLYGVFRLNGQIEKLGYNTIPSIRSLSKINQGQTQIQSAERLLLNPLLTDQEREQELNRIQKAWEQINQGFEEYAQAGKTEAEQKSYEKFLIDWDQWVKFHKSYLVLEAQFNQLGIRNPWNSLLLLKAQNPIDRAEISKVEEALRLRTELDKIHQEKREKFAQVFQSIFAVLEINDEWSELTQQEAINDVKIITFLMIAALIVCPLLALMLGKTLSRGIIKPILNSINQIATSSSQIASSVEEQERITAQQAAAVNETTTTIDELGSSSRQSAEQAKLAADNAVEVAHISEENKQLVQKTLDGISILQSTVEEIANKITGLHNQMNQIGTITNLVTDLANQTNMLALNASVEAVRVGEYGKGFVVVAGEIRKLADQSKNSATQINYLITEIQKSLQTTVSVTETGKKNAVGGIKLSQQTAIALEKLFNGINDVMVINQQISLTSQQQAQAVEQVVTAMNMINQGTKQSILGIRETRSSVHQLNQVAINLQNLAGKKS; encoded by the coding sequence ATGACGAACAAAATTCCTTTAGAAGTTAAAATTAGTGGTTCATTTTTCGCCCTGGTATTTGGTATTGTTCTTCTTGGTTTATATGGTGTTTTTCGTCTCAATGGACAAATTGAAAAATTGGGGTATAATACAATTCCCAGTATTCGTTCTTTAAGCAAAATTAATCAAGGGCAAACCCAAATTCAATCCGCAGAACGGCTATTGCTGAATCCTTTGTTAACTGATCAAGAACGAGAACAAGAATTAAATCGGATTCAAAAAGCATGGGAACAAATTAATCAGGGATTTGAAGAATACGCCCAAGCCGGAAAAACAGAAGCAGAACAAAAGAGCTATGAAAAATTTTTAATCGATTGGGATCAATGGGTTAAATTTCATAAAAGTTACTTAGTCTTAGAAGCACAATTTAATCAATTAGGCATCCGAAATCCCTGGAATAGTTTACTGCTTTTAAAAGCTCAAAATCCGATTGATAGAGCCGAAATTTCTAAAGTAGAAGAAGCTTTAAGATTAAGAACTGAACTGGATAAAATTCATCAGGAAAAACGAGAAAAATTTGCTCAAGTTTTTCAATCTATTTTTGCGGTTTTAGAAATTAATGATGAGTGGAGTGAACTCACCCAACAAGAAGCGATTAATGATGTTAAAATAATTACTTTTTTAATGATAGCTGCATTGATTGTTTGTCCCCTCCTGGCGTTAATGTTAGGTAAAACCTTAAGTCGAGGAATTATTAAACCGATTTTAAATAGTATTAATCAAATTGCCACTTCTTCGAGCCAAATTGCCAGTAGTGTTGAAGAACAAGAACGAATTACGGCTCAACAAGCTGCTGCGGTGAATGAAACCACAACCACTATTGATGAATTAGGCTCTAGTTCTCGCCAGTCGGCTGAACAAGCAAAACTCGCCGCCGACAATGCGGTTGAAGTCGCTCATATTTCCGAAGAAAATAAACAATTAGTTCAAAAAACCTTAGATGGAATTTCGATTTTACAATCAACCGTTGAAGAGATTGCTAACAAAATTACCGGTTTACATAACCAAATGAATCAAATTGGTACCATTACTAATTTAGTCACCGATTTAGCGAATCAAACCAATATGTTAGCTTTGAATGCTTCTGTCGAAGCCGTGAGAGTCGGAGAATATGGCAAAGGGTTTGTTGTGGTTGCGGGAGAAATTCGCAAATTAGCCGATCAAAGTAAAAATTCGGCTACTCAAATTAATTATTTAATTACAGAAATTCAAAAATCCCTCCAGACAACGGTTTCGGTTACTGAAACAGGCAAAAAAAATGCTGTAGGGGGAATTAAATTATCTCAACAAACCGCTATAGCACTAGAAAAGTTGTTTAATGGGATCAATGATGTCATGGTCATTAACCAACAAATTTCTTTAACCTCCCAACAACAAGCCCAAGCAGTCGAACAAGTTGTCACTGCCATGAATATGATTAACCAAGGGACTAAACAAAGTATCTTAGGGATTCGGGAAACTCGGAGTAGTGTCCACCAACTCAACCAAGTTGCCATTAATCTTCAGAACCTGGCGGGTAAAAAAAGCTGA
- the accA gene encoding acetyl-CoA carboxylase carboxyl transferase subunit alpha, giving the protein MATSNRKPILLDFEKPLVELESRIDQIRQLASENGVDVSEEIRQLETRANQLRQEIFSSLSPLQRLQLARHPRRPSTLDYIQAMTDEWMELHGDRRGYDDPALVGGVARLGGQPVMILGHQKGRDTKDNVARNFGMAAPGGYRKAMRLMEHANRFGMPILTFIDTPGAWAGVDAEKLGQGEAIAYNLREMFDLDVPIICTVIGEGGSGGALGIGVGEKLLMLEHSVYTVATPEACAAILWKDAGQAPQAAQALKITSQDLKQLGIIDEVVSEPDGGAHSNPLKAAELLKNALLKSLAELLPLTSQQRREMRYQKFRNIGVFAEAKV; this is encoded by the coding sequence GTGGCTACTTCCAATCGAAAACCAATTCTCCTTGACTTTGAAAAACCTCTAGTCGAACTAGAAAGCCGTATTGACCAAATTCGTCAATTGGCGAGTGAAAATGGTGTGGATGTGTCCGAAGAAATTCGACAACTCGAAACCCGCGCCAATCAACTACGACAAGAAATTTTCAGTAGTTTATCTCCCCTACAACGGCTACAACTCGCCCGCCATCCCCGACGACCCAGTACCTTAGATTATATTCAGGCGATGACCGATGAATGGATGGAACTCCATGGCGATCGCCGAGGCTATGATGATCCGGCCTTAGTGGGAGGAGTTGCCCGTTTAGGGGGACAACCTGTGATGATTCTAGGCCATCAAAAAGGACGGGATACCAAAGATAATGTCGCCCGTAATTTTGGCATGGCAGCCCCCGGAGGCTATCGCAAAGCTATGCGGTTAATGGAACACGCCAACCGTTTTGGAATGCCCATTCTCACGTTTATTGATACTCCGGGGGCTTGGGCTGGGGTAGACGCGGAAAAACTCGGTCAAGGCGAAGCCATTGCCTATAACCTCCGAGAGATGTTTGATTTAGACGTTCCGATTATTTGTACAGTTATTGGTGAAGGGGGTTCGGGTGGGGCGTTAGGGATTGGAGTTGGAGAAAAACTCCTGATGTTAGAACATTCTGTCTATACCGTCGCCACTCCTGAAGCCTGTGCTGCGATTTTGTGGAAAGATGCGGGTCAAGCACCCCAAGCTGCCCAAGCCCTGAAAATTACCTCCCAAGATCTCAAACAATTAGGCATTATTGATGAAGTTGTATCTGAACCCGATGGGGGAGCCCATAGCAACCCTTTAAAAGCGGCAGAACTGCTCAAAAATGCGCTCTTAAAATCCTTAGCTGAACTCCTTCCTTTAACGTCCCAGCAGCGTCGAGAAATGCGATATCAGAAGTTCAGAAATATTGGGGTTTTTGCCGAAGCCAAAGTTTAA
- a CDS encoding SDR family oxidoreductase — MTSPIQKRALITGASSGIGRATALAFAASGIDIALVSRQEDRLEAVAKEARNFGVEAKAFPLDLAKVEQVHAQIDSIVAAFGPIDILVNNAGMGYTGDLINTSLADWQRVIDLNLTSVFQCVQGVLPGMRDRGSGTIINIVSIAGLQTFPNWGAYCVSKFGLMALSKTLAMEERANGIRVTALCPGSVNTPIWETETVKADFDRAAMLTPEIVAESILYVALLPTVAVIEELTLMPSIGTF; from the coding sequence ATGACTTCTCCCATTCAAAAAAGAGCCTTGATCACAGGAGCCAGCAGTGGCATTGGTCGGGCTACAGCCCTCGCCTTTGCGGCATCCGGGATTGACATTGCATTAGTCAGTCGCCAGGAAGATCGCTTAGAAGCGGTAGCCAAAGAAGCCCGAAATTTCGGGGTAGAAGCGAAAGCCTTTCCCCTGGACTTGGCAAAAGTTGAACAAGTCCATGCCCAAATCGATAGTATCGTAGCTGCGTTTGGCCCGATTGATATTCTCGTCAATAATGCAGGCATGGGATACACCGGAGACTTAATCAACACATCCCTTGCAGATTGGCAACGAGTGATCGATTTGAATCTGACCAGTGTTTTCCAGTGTGTGCAAGGGGTTTTACCAGGAATGCGAGATCGGGGGTCTGGAACCATCATTAATATTGTCTCCATTGCTGGTTTGCAAACATTTCCCAACTGGGGCGCGTACTGTGTCAGTAAATTTGGTTTGATGGCCTTATCCAAAACCCTGGCGATGGAAGAACGTGCGAATGGAATTCGGGTGACAGCCCTGTGTCCAGGTTCTGTGAATACTCCTATTTGGGAAACCGAAACCGTTAAAGCCGACTTTGATCGCGCTGCCATGCTGACACCAGAGATTGTAGCCGAGTCAATTCTCTATGTCGCCTTATTGCCGACGGTTGCCGTTATTGAAGAATTAACGCTCATGCCGAGTATCGGCACGTTTTGA
- the hpsO gene encoding hormogonium polysaccharide biosynthesis glycosyltransferase HpsO codes for MKILVASHTYIVDLNREKFRALARLQPNIEVTLVVPKRWRPGGVQNKIIECQYLDEGNFKVVPVSNFSENNQGLLTFGLDLVSLLKTFNPDIIQVEQGSKALTYTQLITLNNLLGLKAKNVFFTWWNLPYELKFPVSVLESYNLKYTDGIVVGNQDGKDILKQKGYTRKIEVMPQLGVDENLFKPEPQPQLKAELGINPDEFVVGFVGRFVEEKGLMTLAKALAGLKDYSWKWILLGRGELRSQLLEMAENLGFKNRLVLIESVPHDQVQRYINLMDTLVLPSETTYKFKTLTAVGWKEQFGHVLIEAMACQVPVIGSDSGEIPHVISDTGLIFPEGNEHALRDVLSQLITQPEFAKQLGQRGYQRVMTHYTNTALAQELLAFYQQLLTN; via the coding sequence ATGAAAATTTTAGTTGCAAGTCATACCTATATTGTTGACTTAAACCGAGAAAAATTCAGAGCCTTAGCTCGTTTACAGCCTAATATCGAAGTAACCCTTGTTGTTCCCAAACGTTGGCGACCCGGAGGGGTTCAAAATAAAATTATTGAGTGTCAATATTTGGATGAAGGGAATTTTAAGGTTGTTCCTGTTTCTAATTTCAGCGAAAATAACCAAGGTTTACTCACCTTTGGCTTGGATTTAGTTTCCCTTTTAAAAACCTTTAATCCGGATATTATTCAAGTTGAACAAGGGTCTAAAGCCTTAACCTATACTCAATTAATTACCTTGAATAACCTTCTGGGTTTAAAAGCAAAAAACGTCTTTTTTACTTGGTGGAATTTGCCTTATGAATTAAAATTTCCCGTTTCTGTGTTAGAATCCTATAACCTAAAATATACCGATGGTATTGTTGTTGGAAATCAAGACGGAAAAGATATTTTAAAACAAAAAGGATATACCAGAAAAATTGAAGTCATGCCCCAATTAGGCGTTGATGAAAACCTGTTTAAACCCGAACCCCAACCCCAATTAAAAGCCGAATTAGGAATTAACCCGGATGAATTTGTTGTCGGGTTTGTGGGGCGGTTTGTTGAAGAAAAAGGATTGATGACTTTAGCAAAAGCCTTAGCTGGGTTAAAAGATTATTCTTGGAAATGGATATTATTAGGTCGGGGGGAATTGCGATCACAACTTTTAGAAATGGCTGAGAATTTAGGATTTAAAAACCGATTAGTTTTAATAGAAAGTGTCCCTCATGATCAGGTACAACGCTATATTAATTTAATGGATACCCTGGTTTTACCCTCAGAAACAACCTACAAATTTAAAACCCTAACGGCTGTGGGGTGGAAAGAACAATTTGGTCATGTTTTAATTGAAGCAATGGCTTGTCAAGTTCCCGTAATTGGTTCTGACTCCGGCGAAATTCCCCACGTTATTTCAGATACAGGATTAATCTTTCCTGAAGGCAATGAACACGCTTTACGAGATGTTCTCAGCCAGTTAATCACACAGCCAGAATTCGCAAAACAGTTAGGACAACGAGGCTATCAACGGGTAATGACGCACTACACTAATACAGCACTGGCTCAAGAATTATTGGCTTTTTATCAGCAACTGCTCACTAATTAA
- the ilvB gene encoding biosynthetic-type acetolactate synthase large subunit, producing MQLKTKIAAKRATGAYALMDSLKRHGVKHIFGYPGGAILPIYDELYRFEATGDLQHILVRHEQGAAHAADGYARATGRVGVCFGTSGPGATNLVTGIATAQMDSIPMVVITGQVPRAAIGTDAFQETDIYGITLPIVKHSYVVRDPKDMPQIVAEAFHIASSGRPGPVLIDIPKDVGLEEFDYIPVNPGEVTLPGYRPTVKGNTRQINQAIKLIRQAERPLLYVGGGAISAGAHSEIQELAELFNLPVTTTLMGKGSFDESHPLSVGMLGMHGTAYANFAVTECDLLIAVGARFDDRVTGKLDEFASRAKVIHIDIDPAEVGKNRAPDVPIVGDVRQVLVDLLRRCHETGGGTETTQTAEWLQRIDHWREDYPLIVPNYEDELSPQEVIDTLGKMAPNAYYTTDVGQHQMWAAQFLKNGPRQWISSAGLGTMGYGMPAAMGAKTALPNEEVICVAGDASIQMNIQELGTLSQYGIHVKTVIVNNGWQGMVRQWQETFYGERYSSSNMQPGMPDFVMLAQAYGVKGIKVTRREELKDAIAEMLAYDGPVLMDVQVKRDENCYPMVAPGKSNAQMIGLPERTKLETIELVYCSNCGAKNVGSNHFCPECGTKL from the coding sequence GTGCAACTAAAAACTAAAATAGCTGCAAAACGGGCAACGGGTGCTTACGCTTTGATGGATAGTTTGAAACGCCATGGCGTAAAGCATATTTTCGGTTATCCAGGTGGAGCGATTTTACCGATTTATGACGAACTCTACCGCTTTGAAGCCACTGGAGATTTGCAACATATTCTGGTGCGCCATGAACAGGGAGCCGCCCATGCGGCGGATGGTTATGCACGAGCAACGGGTCGAGTCGGGGTGTGTTTTGGCACGTCTGGGCCGGGAGCGACGAATTTAGTCACCGGAATTGCAACAGCCCAAATGGATTCAATTCCAATGGTGGTGATCACAGGACAAGTTCCTCGTGCTGCCATTGGTACAGATGCGTTCCAAGAAACGGATATCTATGGAATCACCCTTCCGATTGTGAAGCATTCCTATGTGGTGCGTGATCCCAAGGATATGCCTCAAATTGTGGCTGAAGCGTTCCATATTGCCAGTAGTGGACGTCCTGGCCCGGTTTTAATTGATATTCCTAAAGATGTAGGTTTAGAAGAATTTGATTATATTCCCGTTAATCCTGGGGAAGTCACCTTACCCGGATATCGGCCAACGGTCAAAGGCAATACTCGCCAAATTAATCAAGCGATTAAATTAATTCGCCAAGCAGAACGACCGTTGTTATATGTGGGGGGAGGCGCGATTTCTGCTGGAGCCCATTCGGAAATTCAAGAGTTAGCAGAACTGTTTAACCTACCTGTGACAACAACCCTCATGGGTAAGGGGTCGTTTGATGAAAGCCATCCCCTATCGGTGGGAATGTTGGGAATGCACGGCACCGCCTATGCGAATTTTGCGGTGACAGAATGTGATTTATTAATTGCCGTTGGTGCCCGTTTTGATGACCGGGTAACGGGGAAACTAGATGAATTTGCCTCCCGTGCCAAGGTGATTCATATTGATATTGATCCGGCGGAAGTTGGGAAAAACCGCGCCCCCGATGTTCCCATTGTTGGGGATGTTAGACAGGTGTTAGTGGATTTGTTACGTCGATGTCATGAAACCGGAGGTGGAACTGAAACCACCCAAACGGCGGAATGGTTACAACGAATTGACCATTGGCGAGAAGATTATCCTTTAATTGTGCCGAACTACGAGGATGAACTTTCTCCTCAAGAGGTGATTGACACCTTGGGGAAAATGGCTCCAAATGCCTACTACACAACGGATGTGGGACAGCACCAAATGTGGGCGGCTCAATTCCTGAAAAATGGCCCCCGTCAGTGGATTTCCAGTGCTGGCTTAGGGACGATGGGCTATGGAATGCCCGCAGCGATGGGAGCAAAAACTGCCCTACCCAATGAAGAAGTGATTTGTGTGGCTGGGGATGCCAGTATTCAGATGAATATTCAGGAGTTGGGAACCCTGAGTCAATATGGCATTCATGTGAAAACCGTGATTGTCAATAATGGTTGGCAAGGCATGGTGCGTCAGTGGCAAGAAACCTTCTATGGCGAGCGCTATTCTTCTTCTAATATGCAGCCCGGAATGCCTGACTTTGTGATGTTAGCCCAGGCTTACGGGGTGAAGGGGATTAAGGTGACTCGCCGGGAGGAACTCAAAGATGCTATTGCAGAAATGTTGGCTTATGATGGCCCAGTGTTGATGGATGTTCAGGTGAAACGGGATGAAAACTGTTATCCGATGGTAGCACCGGGTAAGAGCAATGCTCAAATGATTGGTTTACCCGAACGGACAAAACTCGAAACCATTGAGTTAGTATATTGCAGCAATTGTGGCGCGAAAAATGTAGGCAGCAATCATTTCTGTCCTGAGTGTGGAACGAAACTTTAA
- the folE gene encoding GTP cyclohydrolase I FolE yields the protein MTISPSTNGVKNLEISITEAKNEDTSGFPIRPDRTLSHGHSTHSQPCTEVSDEQMMDAVRTMLLGVGEDPEREGLLKTPKRVAEAMRFLTSGYNQSLEDLVNGAIFDEGHEEMVLVRDITFFSMCEHHMLPFMGRAHVAYIPNQKVIGLSKLARIVEMYSRRLQVQERLTRQIAEAIKTILEPQGVAVVMEATHMCMAMRGVQKPGSWTVTSAMVGLFQDEQKTREEFLNLIRHQPAFF from the coding sequence ATGACTATCTCACCAAGCACCAATGGGGTCAAAAATTTAGAGATCTCCATTACAGAAGCCAAAAATGAAGACACCAGTGGGTTTCCCATTAGACCCGATCGCACTTTATCTCATGGTCACAGCACCCACTCCCAACCCTGCACGGAAGTGAGTGATGAACAAATGATGGATGCGGTTCGCACTATGCTGTTAGGGGTCGGGGAAGATCCTGAACGCGAAGGGTTACTCAAAACACCAAAACGGGTGGCTGAAGCCATGCGGTTTTTAACCAGTGGTTACAATCAATCCCTCGAAGATCTGGTGAATGGGGCGATTTTTGATGAAGGCCATGAAGAAATGGTGCTGGTGCGGGACATTACGTTCTTCAGTATGTGCGAACACCATATGTTACCGTTCATGGGTCGGGCGCACGTTGCTTATATTCCCAATCAAAAAGTCATTGGGTTAAGCAAACTGGCTCGAATTGTGGAAATGTATAGTCGCCGTTTGCAAGTTCAGGAACGTCTGACTCGCCAAATTGCTGAAGCGATTAAAACTATTCTTGAACCTCAAGGGGTCGCGGTGGTGATGGAGGCAACCCATATGTGTATGGCGATGCGCGGCGTTCAGAAACCGGGGTCTTGGACAGTTACCAGTGCCATGGTGGGTCTATTCCAAGATGAACAAAAAACCCGTGAAGAATTCCTGAATTTAATTCGCCATCAACCTGCATTTTTTTAA
- the hpsN gene encoding hormogonium polysaccharide biosynthesis glycosyltransferase HpsN translates to MNLPLISVIIPTYNREQVLRETLAEVFKQNYPNFEVLVVDQTPTHEPETQAYLEELAQAKKIKWYRLDWASLPGARNYAVRRSQGDILLFIDDDVQLPEGFLMAHAHNYIPGETSAPEKIGAVAGRVFDRMKLSDSGGELTIENLPPEAYDPGIAWYHIDLVHTIKPQQVISARGCNMSFRREIFDQFGLTFDERFKGSAVREESDFCLRLRQTGYVIWYDPDAYLIHLGEEAGGCHDMSTRSVQYQITFYHNHFLMGLKNLTPGQCFRFFAKLFDCHVLGHPPCNKSGSPLKIISRFFFYKLGLLKALGTWITSLWDQGQIYTQQDHL, encoded by the coding sequence ATGAATTTACCCTTAATTTCTGTTATTATTCCAACCTACAACCGAGAACAAGTATTACGAGAAACCTTAGCAGAAGTCTTCAAACAAAATTATCCGAATTTTGAAGTTTTAGTGGTGGATCAAACCCCAACCCACGAACCCGAAACCCAAGCTTATTTAGAAGAATTAGCCCAAGCTAAAAAAATCAAATGGTATCGTTTAGATTGGGCGAGTTTACCCGGTGCTAGAAATTACGCTGTCCGGCGTTCTCAAGGCGATATTCTTTTATTCATTGATGATGATGTTCAACTTCCTGAAGGGTTTTTAATGGCTCATGCTCACAATTATATTCCTGGAGAAACTTCTGCACCCGAAAAGATTGGAGCCGTTGCTGGACGAGTTTTTGATCGTATGAAATTAAGTGATTCCGGTGGAGAATTAACCATTGAAAATTTGCCTCCCGAAGCTTATGATCCTGGCATTGCTTGGTATCATATTGATTTAGTTCATACCATTAAACCTCAACAAGTAATTTCTGCTAGAGGATGTAATATGTCCTTCCGCCGAGAAATTTTTGATCAATTTGGGTTAACCTTTGATGAACGATTTAAAGGCAGTGCGGTGCGAGAAGAATCGGATTTTTGTTTAAGATTAAGACAAACAGGTTATGTGATTTGGTATGACCCGGACGCTTATTTAATTCATTTGGGAGAAGAAGCGGGAGGGTGTCATGATATGAGTACCCGTTCTGTTCAATATCAGATTACCTTTTATCATAATCACTTCTTGATGGGTTTAAAAAACTTAACTCCGGGTCAATGTTTCCGCTTTTTTGCTAAATTATTCGATTGTCATGTTTTAGGTCATCCCCCTTGTAATAAAAGTGGTTCTCCTCTCAAAATTATCAGCCGTTTCTTCTTCTATAAATTAGGCTTACTTAAAGCATTAGGAACCTGGATTACATCCCTTTGGGATCAAGGACAAATTTACACACAACAAGACCATCTATAG
- a CDS encoding P-II family nitrogen regulator: MKKIEAIIRPFKLDEVKIALVNAGIVGMTVSEVRGFGRQKGQTERYRGSEYTVEFLQKLKVEIVVEDSQVDMVLEKVIAAARTGEIGDGKIFISPVEEIIRIRTGEKNLEAI, from the coding sequence TTGAAGAAGATAGAAGCAATTATTCGGCCTTTTAAGCTTGATGAGGTCAAAATCGCCCTGGTCAATGCCGGTATTGTTGGGATGACCGTTTCTGAAGTTAGAGGTTTCGGACGTCAGAAGGGTCAAACGGAACGTTATCGAGGTTCGGAATATACTGTTGAGTTCTTGCAAAAACTCAAAGTCGAAATTGTTGTAGAAGATAGCCAAGTGGATATGGTTTTGGAGAAAGTCATCGCCGCCGCTCGCACCGGGGAAATTGGTGATGGTAAGATCTTTATCTCTCCAGTGGAAGAAATTATCCGCATTCGTACTGGAGAAAAAAACTTAGAAGCCATTTAA